Proteins from a genomic interval of Candidatus Kapaibacterium sp.:
- a CDS encoding GxxExxY protein, with the protein MIKEQYKYSEITSKIIKAAMSVHGSFGNGFQELIYQRALEIEMSDMGLVFDRELEMPIFYKEQLIGSRRVDFLVEGVISVELKAITKLEDVHFAQAINYLEAYNLEIGLLINFGEINLNFKRLTNKKFKPEV; encoded by the coding sequence ATGATTAAAGAACAATACAAGTATTCTGAAATTACTTCAAAAATCATCAAAGCTGCGATGTCAGTTCATGGTTCGTTTGGAAATGGTTTTCAAGAGTTAATCTATCAAAGGGCTTTAGAGATTGAAATGTCAGATATGGGATTAGTTTTCGATAGAGAATTGGAAATGCCCATATTTTATAAGGAACAACTAATTGGCTCCAGGCGTGTAGATTTCTTAGTAGAAGGGGTTATTTCGGTAGAATTAAAAGCAATCACAAAATTGGAAGATGTCCATTTTGCTCAAGCTATAAACTATTTGGAAGCATATAATCTGGAAATCGGTTTGCTAATCAATTTCGGAGAAATAAATTTGAATTTCAAAAGACTTACTAACAAGAAATTCAAACCTGAAGTGTGA
- a CDS encoding NmrA/HSCARG family protein translates to MSKIIAITGATGAQGGSLARAILNDPQSNFKVRAITRNPKSENAMKLVEMGAEVVQADLDDVDSLRRAFEGAYGVFCLTNFWEHFSPEKEIQQAANLAQAAKDAGVKHAVWSTFSDTRKWVPLDDDRMPTLQGKYKVPHLDSKGEANAKFAALGVPTTYLLTSFYWDNMIYFGMGPQRGPDGVLGLTLPMGDKKLPGMAAEDIGKCAYGIFKKGDSYIGKTVGIAGEHLTGYEMASALTKAVGQTVRYNDVPADVYRGFGFPGADDLGNMFQFKRDFNDVYCGERNLDESHALNPELQSFEKWLNVNVSRIAIPE, encoded by the coding sequence ATGAGTAAAATCATTGCTATTACCGGTGCTACAGGAGCCCAAGGCGGAAGTCTGGCTCGTGCTATTCTGAACGACCCGCAGAGCAACTTCAAAGTTAGGGCTATTACGCGCAACCCAAAATCTGAAAATGCCATGAAATTGGTTGAAATGGGTGCCGAAGTCGTCCAAGCTGATTTAGACGATGTGGACAGTTTACGCCGTGCTTTCGAAGGTGCTTATGGCGTATTTTGTCTCACCAATTTTTGGGAACATTTTTCACCTGAAAAAGAAATCCAACAAGCCGCTAATTTGGCACAAGCTGCTAAAGATGCAGGAGTCAAACACGCTGTCTGGTCAACTTTTAGTGATACTCGCAAATGGGTGCCATTGGATGACGACCGTATGCCAACTTTGCAAGGCAAGTACAAAGTTCCTCACTTGGATTCCAAAGGCGAAGCCAATGCAAAATTTGCTGCCCTTGGTGTACCTACAACTTATTTGCTGACATCATTCTATTGGGACAATATGATATACTTTGGAATGGGTCCACAACGTGGTCCTGATGGCGTATTGGGTTTAACATTGCCTATGGGCGATAAGAAATTGCCCGGCATGGCAGCTGAAGATATTGGCAAATGTGCTTACGGAATTTTCAAAAAAGGTGATTCGTATATCGGTAAGACTGTAGGAATTGCCGGTGAACATTTGACTGGTTATGAGATGGCTTCGGCTCTGACTAAAGCAGTAGGTCAAACTGTACGCTATAACGATGTCCCGGCGGATGTTTATCGCGGATTTGGTTTCCCGGGTGCCGATGATTTGGGGAATATGTTTCAATTCAAACGTGATTTCAACGATGTTTATTGCGGTGAACGTAATTTGGACGAATCACATGCACTCAATCCTGAGCTCCAATCTTTTGAAAAATGGTTGAACGTAAACGTTTCGAGAATTGCTATTCCGGAATAA
- the aspA gene encoding aspartate ammonia-lyase encodes MVIGASAQYASGETRHEHDLLGDREVPFEHYYGIQTLRALENFNITGVTIGHYPSIIIALAQVKSASAKANYELGLIPENMKNAIVRACEELKNGKYHVHFVVDMVQGGAGTSTNMNANEVIANRALELMGYEKGQNEHCHPNEHVNMSQSTNDVYPTAIKLGLIYDSKKLEKILLSLIESFRKKAKEFKNVIKMGRTQLQDAVPMTLGQEFTAYAVTLEEEVLRLHENSKLFLEINMGGTAIGTGINADPRYSELVTKHLCEETNMPLVLAHDLIEATQDTGSFVMFSSAVKRLAMKLSKICNDLRLLSSGPRTGLGEINLPPMQPGSSIMPGKVNPVIPEVVNQIAFKVIGNDIVVTMAAEAGQLQLNVMEPIIAQSIFESMEMLTNGMMTLKYRCIDGITANEEHCRDLVYNSIGLVTALNPILGYEKCTKLAKDALSSRKSVYDLVLESNYMSKEQLDEVLKPENMLRPVTIERKF; translated from the coding sequence ATGGTTATAGGTGCATCTGCACAATATGCCTCAGGGGAAACTCGCCATGAGCACGATTTGTTAGGAGATAGAGAAGTTCCCTTCGAGCATTACTATGGTATCCAAACTTTGAGAGCATTGGAGAATTTCAACATCACGGGTGTCACAATTGGGCATTACCCGTCAATTATTATAGCATTGGCACAAGTCAAGTCTGCTTCGGCTAAAGCCAATTACGAGCTTGGTTTGATTCCCGAAAACATGAAAAATGCGATTGTACGTGCTTGCGAAGAACTCAAGAATGGCAAATATCACGTCCATTTTGTTGTGGACATGGTGCAAGGTGGTGCCGGTACATCAACAAATATGAATGCTAACGAAGTAATTGCAAACCGTGCACTCGAATTGATGGGATATGAAAAAGGACAAAATGAGCATTGCCACCCCAACGAACATGTCAATATGTCCCAATCTACTAATGATGTTTACCCGACAGCTATCAAGCTCGGACTTATCTATGACAGCAAAAAGCTCGAAAAGATACTATTAAGTTTGATAGAATCCTTCAGAAAAAAAGCGAAAGAGTTCAAAAATGTTATCAAAATGGGACGTACGCAACTCCAAGATGCCGTACCAATGACATTGGGACAGGAATTTACTGCGTATGCAGTCACGCTCGAAGAAGAAGTGCTGAGATTGCACGAAAACTCAAAACTATTCCTCGAAATCAATATGGGTGGCACAGCAATCGGAACAGGAATTAATGCAGACCCACGATACAGCGAATTAGTTACAAAACATCTGTGTGAAGAAACCAATATGCCGCTCGTTTTAGCCCATGATTTGATTGAAGCAACCCAAGACACAGGCAGCTTTGTAATGTTTTCTTCGGCAGTAAAACGACTTGCTATGAAATTATCCAAAATTTGTAATGATTTGAGACTGCTTAGTTCGGGACCTCGAACAGGATTGGGAGAAATCAACTTGCCACCTATGCAGCCCGGCTCATCAATTATGCCCGGCAAGGTCAATCCGGTCATCCCGGAAGTTGTAAACCAAATTGCATTCAAAGTGATTGGAAATGATATTGTTGTTACTATGGCTGCTGAAGCCGGACAGCTCCAGCTAAACGTAATGGAGCCTATTATCGCACAATCAATATTCGAATCAATGGAAATGCTCACAAACGGGATGATGACATTAAAATATCGTTGTATTGACGGAATCACAGCCAATGAAGAACACTGCCGCGATTTAGTCTATAATAGCATCGGGCTTGTAACCGCTCTCAACCCGATTCTGGGATATGAAAAATGTACAAAACTCGCCAAAGATGCCCTATCATCACGAAAAAGCGTTTATGATTTAGTTCTCGAATCGAATTATATGTCCAAAGAGCAATTAGACGAAGTTCTCAAACCCGAAAATATGCTCAGACCGGTTACAATTGAAAGAAAATTCTAA